From one Scophthalmus maximus strain ysfricsl-2021 chromosome 19, ASM2237912v1, whole genome shotgun sequence genomic stretch:
- the angptl2b gene encoding angiopoietin-related protein 2b has protein sequence MEPPSMVLLGLFVYGLACGVQQTQGSPSDSSHGRDRTQEFESSEDGLEREFLYAGRSKRAPADQQQDKCSYTFIVPQQKVTGAICVNSKEPEAMLENRVNKQELELLNVELQKQKRQIETLQQLVEVDGGIVNEVKLLRKESRNMNSRVTQLYMQLLHEIIRKRDNALELAQMENKILNQTSEMQHLTSRYKDLEHKYQHLASLATNQSTLIALLEEQCQSRPPPRHVPIPQPRPQPPPPSPPLIKPYQPPVLPRINNPISNEIQSDQKSPPLLPTMPAGTHSPSTTDKPSGPFKDCLQALEDGHTASGMCLVKPENANRLMQVWCDQRHDPGGWTVIQRRVDGSVNFFRNWETYKQGFGNIDGEYWLGLENIYWLTNQANYKLLVTLEDWSGRKVFAEYASFRVEPEADFYKLRVGRYHGNAGDSLTWHNGKQFTTLDRDHDAYTGNCAHYQKGGWWYNSCAHSNLNGVWYRGGHYRSRYQDGVYWAEFRGGAYSLKKVVMMIRPNPNTFH, from the exons ATGGAGCCCCCTTCAATGGTCCTGCTGGGGCTCTTTGTTTATGGACTAGCCTGTGGTGTCCAGCAGACTCAGGGGAGTCCATCGGACAGCAGCCATGGAAGGGACAGGACCCAGGAATTTGAGAGCAGTGAAGATGGTTTAGAGAGAGAGTTTCTCTATGCTGGAAGGAGCAAGCGTGCTCCGGCTGACCAGCAGCAGGACAAGTGCTCCTACACTTTCATTGTGCCTCAACAAAAAGTGACTGGAGCCATCTGTGTTAACTCCAAGGAGCCGGAGGCTATGCTGGAGAATCGGGTCAACAAGCAGGAGTTAGAGCTCCTAAATGTGGAGCTGCAGAAACAAAAGAGGCAGATCGAGACCCTGCAGCAATTGGTAGAGGTGGACGGAGGTATTGTCAATGAGGTCAAGCTTCTGAGGAAGGAGAGTCGAAACATGAACTCTAGAGTCACTCAGCTGTACATGCAGCTGCTCCATGAGATCATCAGGAAGAGGGATAATGCCCTAGAATTGGCCCAGATGGAGAACAAGATATTGAACCAAACCTCTGAGATGCAGCATCTCACCAGTCGATACAAAGATCTTGAGCACAAGTACCAGCACTTGGCTTCTTTGGCCACGAACCAATCAACTCTTATTGCCCTGTTGGAGGAGCAGTGCCAGAGTCGCCCTCCCCCTCGTCATGTGCCCATCCCCCAGCCAAGGCCTCAGCCgcctccaccatcaccacctctTATTAAGCCTTACCAGCCACCTGTCCTTCCACGAATCAACAACCCAATCAGCAACGAGATCCAGAGTGACCAAAAGTCACCGCCTCTTCTTCCAACAATGCCTGCTGGTACACACAGCCCCTCCACCACTGACAAACCCTCTG GTCCATTCAAGGATTGTCTGCAGGCTCTGGAAGATGGCCACACTGCCAGCGGCATGTGCCTGGTGAAGCCAGAAAATGCCAACCGGCTTATGCAGGTGTGGTGCGACCAGAGACATGACCCAGGTGGCTGGACTGTGATCCAGAGGAGGGTGGACGGCTCAGTCAATTTTTTCAGAAACTGGGAGACATACAAG CAAGGTTTTGGCAACATTGACGGTGAGTACTGGCTGGGTCTGGAGAACATCTACTGGCTGACTAACCAGGCGAACTACAAACTGCTGGTCACGCTGGAAGACTGGTCTGGCAGGAAGGTGTTTGCAGAGTATGCCAGCTTTAGAGTGGAGCCTGAAGCTGACTTCTACAAGCTAAGGGTGGGCCGTTACCATGGCAATGCTGGAGACTCCCTTACCTGGCATAACGGCAAACAGTTCACAACACTAGACAGAGACCATGATGCATATACAG GCAACTGTGCCCACTACCAGAAGGGAGGCTGGTGGTACAACTCTTGCGCCCATTCAAATTTGAATGGAGTTTGGTACAGAGGAGGACACTACCGCAGCCGCTACCAAGATGGAGTCTACTGGGCTGAGTTCCGAGGAGGAGCCTATTCACTAAAGAAAGTGGTCATGATGATCCGTCCAAACCCAAATACCTTCCACTAA